In Osmerus eperlanus chromosome 4, fOsmEpe2.1, whole genome shotgun sequence, the sequence AAAACACAAATGATAATCTCGGTCAGAGGGATGATTTTGCTCTCCTCCACCGTTGTTTCTCCATCAGGCTTGTGGAACCTAGTCTTCCTCTTCTCCAACCTCTCCCTCGTCTTCCTCATGCCCTTCGCATACTTCTTCACCGAGTCGGAGGGATTCGTGGGCTGTAAGAAGGTACGCGCTGGTCCGTTCGTGCCCACGCCTAGCTTTGAACTGTCCCTTTTAATccattgaaatactgaaaaacacCATTGAAGCTGTTGAACCAAAGCTACTGAAGTATACTGTCGTCATAGTGATTGATtacgttcctgtgtgtgtgtgtgcgctcaggGAGTGATGGCCCGTGTGTACGAGACAGCTGTGGTGCTCCTGCTTCTCACCCTGCTGGTGCTGGGCATGGTGTGGGTGGCATCGgctgccctccaccaccacaccgCCAGGGAGAGCCTCTACGGTGAGCGGGCATGGGCGGCCGGACCAGGTCCAGCCCCAGTCTGTGCTAGcttcacccacacactcctactCCCCAGACTAGGGAATGCACTCGCATCCATTCATTGCTTTGTAAACGGTGGCTCTTATTACGGCTTAGATTACATTGTTCTATGCGATGGAACCCAATATAACTAAACTGGTCGTTTTTGTCGGAGAGACCCACAATGGCCATATCTCAATCTCATCGTCCTCTTGTCTGTCCCAGATCTGTGGGAGTACTACCTGCCCTACCTGTACTCGGGCATCTCCCTCTTTGGAGTGCTGCTTCTCTTGGGTAAGTCCACTCACCGATCCATCCTCAAGGAGGATGATTCAATGATTCACATGCTATCTGCCTGGACTGGCTCTGTTGGCACTTCCTGTTTTgacgccaccccccccctctctctctcctttcccctccagtGTGCACTCCCTTCGGCCTGTCGCGCATGTTCAGCGTCACCGGCAGCCTATTGGTCAAACCACGGGTGAGTGACGAGCCGATATATCGACGTCATCTCCACATGTGGACGTGGACGGCGCCGTGAGGTCACTAACctgtcgctctccctccctctcgcccgcGTCCCCGTCAGCTGCTGGAGAACCTCGAGGAGACGACCAGCTGCTCGGCGTTCGAGGAGGCCTCGCTCTCCAGGAAGCTGAACGGTGAGAGGACACCCGAACCGTCAGCGCAACGCAAACCAAGATGGCCCCTCCCTTGTCGATATATTTTCCGAGCTCCTGTTGTTGTCGTTGaccgtgtgtgcgtctgtgtggcaGGCGGAGCTGCGTCTTGCTGGATCAGCCTGAACGTGGAGGTGGTGCGGAGGCAGTTCCTCAGCGTCCAGGCCAAGCGCATCGCCCTGGGTGAGACCGCCGGGACGGCCTCGGCAAAACGCACGCCGCACGTCTCGCCGCGCTCTGACTTGAACGGGGGGCCCGCACCCCACCCCtgtttcctccacctcccccacatCCTCCATCACTACTGCAATTCCCGTCCTAACGATCTAGATACTAACTGGATAAGGATTTCCTTTACTTATAAATGGTGTACTCTTCATGTAAAATATAACTCAGGATTGGATCATTCACAGATTAAGTGATTCGCTAAAAGCCTCCAAGACTTCTAAGCACACTTATGTGAACTGATCAGCCGCACCGAGACGCTTCTGTGTCCTCATCCCCGTATcttcctcccccaacccccccccccctcccccacccccaccatttTGCCCCGTAGAAATGCGTCAGAGAGCGTCGCCGTGGCAACGCAACCTGGGCTACCCGCTGGCCATGCTGCTGCTCCTGGCGCTGACGGTAACCACCTTCACCTGGCCACCGTCACCTGCGCCACCGCACCAGCAGAGCAGGAACCAGAGTATTGACTACAGTACtgttgtctccccctcctcctcaggtgATGTGTGTGCTGATGGTGTGTTTCAACGTGCTGGAGCTTCTTTTCGACGAGACGGCCATGCCCAAAGGAATGGAGGTGAGGAGACTCCCCATGGAGCATGAACATCTGGTCATTCAGCAGGCGCTCTCATCCAGAGCGACGTGCTGTTGCGTTGGCATTCCTTGACGAAGACGAGTTCCTGATTTTTTTCGACCCGGTCGGCGGCCGCGTCGAGTTTGTTGGCTGCGTGGCTGCTGGACCCAGCGGTGCATGGCTTGTGCCTTTGGGCTGactagagctgtgtgtgtgtgtgtgtgtgtgtgtgtgtgtggtgtggtgtggtgtggtgtggtgtggtgtggtgtgtgtgctccaggaccCTCGTCTGGGCACGGCCTCCTTCTCCATGTTCGGCTCCCTGGGGGCGGCGATGCAGGTGCTGCTCATCCTCTACCTGATGGTGGCGTCTGTGGTGGGCTTCTACAGCACCTCGCTCTTCCACGGCCTGCTGCCTCGCGCCCAGGACACCAACCTCACACAGGTGCCTCGCAGAGCCACACCTGCTGGCagactcacttcctgtctgggtgTCGTTTTTTGGTGTCGCCAACTTGTGCTAAAACCTTTTATCATCAGATCATCGGGaactgtgtgtctctcctggtTCTGAGCTCGGCTCTTCCTGTCTTCTCCCGCACTCTTGgtaagtgtgtgtacacacacacaggcaatatCATTGTCTTTTCTACTGTTGTCCTCGTAGCCGTGTCCTCATGCATAAACCCATATAACATTCAAGGCCCTAGAGGTCTGTTTTCAGTGGGCTCGTAGGTGTAATACCACATTTTACCACAAGAGGGTACTAGTGTTCCGTCCACTGCGATCCCCGCGACCGCATGGAAGAGCGGTCGTCGTAAAACTCACAAAAAGTGATTTTGGATCTAATCTCAGGGATCACCCGCTTCGACCTGCTCGGGGATTTCGGGCGCTACAACTGGCTGGGGAACTTCTACATCGTGTTCCTGTACAACATGCTGTTCGCTGGAGTCACGTCGGCCTGCCTCATCAACACGCTCACCTGGGCTGTACAGAGGGAGCTCATCAGGGCATTTGGTCAGTCCGCAACGCCGCTaccactgtgtgtgagtgggtgtgtgtgtgtgggggtgtgtgtgtgttgtgtgaaaaGGGATGTCTGTTCCATGTGCTGCACCCCTCGCCATGGGATGGAGGGTGGTTCCCACAGCTGGTGGGCAGTGTGGTTCGGTGGTTCCAGCTCTGTGTTTCTCTATGGGCTGGTCTCCTTTCCTCAGATAGAAAGCGTACAATCCTctcaggaaagcaaaaggggggtcgggagggggggagagcaggtcgtcgtcatccctccccccccccccccccccaggggccGCCAGGACCCCACGGAgcacacccaaacaaacacacacaccccccacacacacacacaccctccgccCAACACAAACAAGGGCTCTGAGCAATTGAACAAGCTCCGCACACACTTCCAgtcgtgcgcacacacacacacacacacaggcttactcTCATAttctagctacacacacagactcacactcgCACAtatcaacacacgcacacactccccttCCTTCACAGGCTCTGATAATATCAGCTTCACTCTAGGCTCTCCTGCTCAtgttccctctgcctccccgctGGCTTTTGTTCTGTGATTAATGGTCTTTCTTTTCGACTCAAACtcttttcttttgtcttttgCTTTCCTTTTTTCCATTGGTCAGCGCTAATAGTTATCATTGGCTGCAGTTTGGCCCCCACCTTTAAACTGTGAGTAAACACTGTTCTTGTTTGACTCCTTCAGGTCTCCACAGGCtgccccagactgtgtccagaTCCACCGTCCCCTTCAAGCTCCTCCTGGCCAATGGGCTCTCTAAGATCCAGTGacggcccctccccttcccccccgtgCCACCTCTCCATGGCTCCGCCTCTTCCCGGCACCTCAGCCTCCTGGAGAGGCTTTCTCATTGGACCATAGGCACCTCGCTGCCTAGCCTTCCCAGCCTGCCCGTGACCCGGGTAACCAAAACGGGAGTGGAGAACGGAAGACGTGCAGTTTGGCCAATGAGCATCGTGTCCCCGTCCAGGTTGAGCTGAGGAGGGGCGGGCCATCTCTGGGTTCTTTGACTGCAAGGTTCCTGTCACAGAGTGCCCTAACCTGAACCATAAACACAACTGGAACACAGACGCAAAAGGGATCCTTTTTGAGTTCTTTATATTGTTTGTTCTTGACTGTGAACCTTCTCCAGGGTGGATGTGAAccctcgtcccccccccctccctcaaaaGCGTGCAGCTGAGATATTTGGGGAGATGACATCACGGTGGCTGCGTCGACCCtgtttcctcttcctgccctggAGTTGAGCGAGTCATCTCTCTGTGCTTCttgcccactctctctctctctctttccctccctctacctacTATTTTAGGGCTTCGGCCTGTGAATCTCACTTCCCTGTTTGTTTGGGATTCTCATCTGCACTGGTGTTTTTAACTAATGAGAGGATGTTTCTGATTGGGGAGGTGGAGAACTGTTCTTGCCTCTCATCCTCGATGGTTAGCCAGGACCCGttgggaggggcagggaagtgtgtgtgtgtgtgtgtgtgtgtgtgtgtgtgtgtgtggggggggggggggggggggggaatttaaCTGTTGCTGCTGATACacaccttcaacaacatactcaGCTTCCCCCTGAGTTAGAGTCTGGATTTGTGTTTTGAAAATTTCTCTTCAAACATTTCCAGCCAGCAGTAGGCTTACATTTAGCAATAAACAAGTTTGCAGTGGTTAAATCTGTTGTAAATAGTTAGTAATGGCTACATGAAAAACTGAAAAAACTTGAGATATACATCTAATATTTTGCCTGTTGGTAGTTACAGTAATGTGTCATTTCTATTCATGACACAAGGATAATTTATTTGGGGTCCTTTTTCAATTCGATTTGACTGTCAAGTGACTGTCACTGGCGGCCTGTGAGTTCTTAGCCTTCTAAGACCAATTACTGTGAATTGTTTTGAGTTTGAGTGAATACATTTAAAGTGCAATACAGTTTACAAGAGTGTTAGTCAGCAGGTTGATAGATGTGTTCTTCAGTAAAATTCCATGCTATTTCCTCTTAAATAGAACAATGATCTAGTTAAGTAGTGTCAATGccttttattatccagttataTTTATTTCTTAAATGAGCCGTTATCCGTTATCAAACTACTTGACTATTACTCTCCACGAACCATTCCAAGAGTGTTCCATTATGCTGCAATTGCAGTGACAATTGTCTTAGTAGCTTAGTTTTTACCTTGTATAACGTGTGTAGAGAGAGTATTCCCTCAATCATCCTCCTCCCTTTGCTGTATCAGCAAATGATGATGATCTGGGTGAACCAGTTGTTTTCCCATGTCACCAGCAGGGTACAGTGTCTCCCAAACTCACCGTTTCACCTAAAGATTTACCTGATGTTTATCCCCTCTCACTGGTCAGCCATCGCATATTTCAATGTACCTTGTGAAAGAATGCGCTGGTTTTGGGGAGCAGAAAGGTTGAATGTGGGTGGGTGAACAATGGGGGGGTGATGGATGTTCCCTGTCAGGTGACTCAGGGGCATTTTTGTGAACATTTCTGTAGAAGCTCATAATTAGTCAGTCCAAATGTAAAATGATCaactatgggggggggggaagctttTGAAGTGAGAGTGTGACAAAGCCATGTCTTGAGAAGTCATTCTTGAGAATTTCCTCAGGGAAATAACGTTTTTATGGTTTACTTTTAAACAGGACAATAAATCAATTTCACGTGGTTTTTCTAAACACTGTCTTGTCGTTTGTCCCGCGTACTTCAGACAAACTGTTACGTCGTATGGTGGTCTTTGACTCGAGATGGCTGTTTTGGTTTGAGCCCATCCCTATTCccggtggatgtgtgtgtgagtgtgtttgagtgtgagtgagggtgcgtgtctgtcctccctgtctctccacccctcactgCCCTTCTTTAATCAGGGCCAGAAGAAAGCCGTGTTTTGGCCCGTCTGTCAGCAGGAGCCCGTCGTGACGCCGCCGCCGTAGCCTACGCtttcccgctccccccccccgctcggATGCTACCGCTAGATAAACCGTCCAAATCAGGAGCAGAGGCGACGctttctcgctttctctccttcgccccctctccccccccccacccacccacccaccctcccttgcTTCCATCCGTTTTCCTCGCCTATTATTCATTTCCTCTGCCATTTTTCTCCCAAAGTCAAAAGAAgatttggggaggggggtgattaATTCGTCTCCCTCTTGATTTTTGTTTTGCATTtcttttcttattttcttttgTTAGATGTTCAAATTGAAGTCATTACATTTCTGcctttgttttgtgtttcttttcCTCTGCTAAAAGGGAGTAAGACCAATTGTTCCCGGAACGCTACTTACATATCAGTCCCGTTGTTGACCCTGTGGGATGAGGGCACACATTGTAGAGGCATGGATTTGAATGAatacagaaatgtgtgtgtgtgtgtgtgtgtgctatttcAAGTGGAAGTAAAGTCTAGCGAGAGAACTATCTGTTGTAAGGGAGAGTAACAAagtgagaaacaaagagagtgaTAAGTGCACCACACTGTTAGGGCTTTGTTGATTTTAAGTTTGCCATTTTTAGCCAAGTGGTAAAAATGTTGTTAGAAATTAATGTTTCACTGGTGCAGTGTCCAATGTATATCAGACTGTAAATAGAAGAATTAGCAACCAGTCGAACTGACAAAATGTGCCGCACTCTAGGCGGCAAACCCCTAATatgtttatatttatttgtCTAAAAGGGGGGTTTATTTGTCTAAAACTGCACATCCTTGGGGCCTGAGTCTTACACCTGCCCATGAAGACTTCAAAATGACCTCTTGGAGGTCCCCTAAAAGTTTCTTATTAATTATTCAAAAGACTATTTTGTTATCTTATCATTTTCATTTCCACTTTTAAATGTTATCAAATCTTGTTTGGAATttgataatgtttaacagtaactTAATATTACCCTCCCTGATATTCACTCTATTACATCGAGCCATACTGACGCGTTCAATTATGAACCCGTCTGAAAAACCGAAATGTTTTGGTACTAAAGACTTATGAAATAAATATGACCCCTCAAACCCCCTCAGTTTGAACTCTGCTTCTGCTGCACTTCCACTTCAGACTGCTCAGTTAGCGAGGGAATAGAGCCacggacagacacagacacgcacacattcctGGCATCATAGACCCCCACAGTCTGCAGCGTCCCATCAATCAAACCATTGATTTCCACATGTTTTTTATCAGACATTAACTGGGGATGTTTTCATTTTAAGTTATGGCACTACCGTGTATATTTACATTGACAGCATGAATGGCTGTATGCCAAATGTACTGTTATCATTTATTTAAGCAAGACAGTTTACAGATGCACTTGGTGCCTCGTGTAAGTGATTAACTGCATCGTCATGGCCCCAAATATGCAACCGTGTTAAGACATTGCTGAATGAATACACAATTGATGACACAATTCTCCAACAAAAGTCACACAACCGCTTTCGGTCTTTACGTTTGTGTTCCAGATGCACCATGCCCTGGGCACCACTCAACCTCTCTGTTCACCGTTTCCCGCCTTAAATTCTCTGAAATGTAAATAAACAGGACAGAGTTAAGCTATGTAAGTTCTACATCTGGACAAAAAAAAATTTTTCGGGAAATATTATCCCTTGTTTACAAATTATCATCCAGATATAGTGCTACTGTATCccatgtttagtgttttgaacTACTAGACCATGCCAATTTCATTTGGTGTCACTCAAAGCTCACCATGTGCTTAGCGACTCGGACCTAACCTTGGTTCCAACCGAGGCATTCAAATGGCACCACCCCAAAAGTAGCACAACATGGTTTATAAAGTGTCGTAAGAGTACAGCCTAGGTAACACCCAGTATTTGACTGGTTGTCCAGCGTATGGTAGACAAGGCAGGAGACACAGGCACCCTGTAAGGGGATGAGATAGGCTATCTTTATTGTCAAAACACAcgaatgaggggagggggggcgcagATTAGCTTCCCTGACAGTCGGCTGTTTGATGTGCGTGCCAAAGTGCATTAGGGGGCTATTATTCCCGCCGGTGGACGTTGGCACGACGAGAGCCACTCACAGGAAAAGGCGAGACCTTCTCGCTAATCAACTGATAACGGGTCACACTGTCCATTTGCCGTGGCCGTGCCACCCCACTTGCCTGCACACTCACGGCACACTCGCTTCACACTGAATCACAGGCCTTTCCTGCTCGTTCTCCCGGCCTAGACCCATGACCTGGGCTAGTCTAAAACAGTCTGTACTCACTCATGACCATGACACTGTGTTTGGGTAAGTAACCTACTGACACAAGCTGATGGCTCTGAATGCTTGGAAGGGTATCTAAATCTGGCAGCAGGTACAGTATCAGAGGTATAAAGCTATAGCTAACCTCTGACCTGCTTGTCTGGGGCCAGGAAGTTCCACCCTGGTCTGCTATTGTCCACCCCCACACCATCGCCTTAGTCCCAGAAGAGACCAAAGCCCTTGTGAAAAATGCCTCTTTATCCCCCCATATACCAGAAGTCCATATCTCACAGCCAGTGGAAGAAAGTGTACCAACACCTGGACTAAACATATGTTTACGTACACACGCCGTGTACACACATCGTCATGTTTATGATACATGCGCTATAGGGTGATGTAACTGTGTTCTCTCAGGTGAAGGGCAGGGAGCTTTCGCCCCAGTTGGCGAGGCACACACAAAAGGCTGACCACGTGTCGCAGTGAGGGCTAGAAATCATCCAGAGCTCTGCTGCCCCCGTCAAACGCACCACCCTGCCTCTTCCTGCCCTGATAGCAGGGGTGAGAGACAGTCAAGAgaactggtggtggtggggggggtttagagaaagggggagggggtgtcagCTCcttgactgccccccccccgccccccctcctcctcctccctcccttcccgaTGGCCTCTGTCAAAGGAAGTGGATCCTGCAAAGTGTCTATTCAGCTTTAGGAGAGTCAAGataaacactggtttgaaatgtCAAAGCCAGCAGCAATGGCGAAAGCCAAAGGTTTTCCCGGCTTTCTTTCAGCTAGTAATGACGATTCTCAATTAAGAAAATCTCAGTTGTAAGACTGCGACTTTATATGGAGACTAGCAACCAGAGGTAGAGCATTCTGGGCACAAGCGACACTCCCTGAAGGGGCCGAGCCGTGATTCTCTCGCCTGACGACGGTGAGCCCCAGGTGCAAGTGGAGCGCAGGCCGCCCTCCCCAACAAACAGTGAGAACAAAGCGAACAGGGGTAGACGAGCCCGGGGGCAGGAAAGATCTCGTTTTCTCTACCGCGGCTTGACAGGAAACCCAGCCATTCACACAGCCATATACTCCCATCCTGATGTGGAGGAGGGACAGCCGCTgagagccaggaggaggaggcttggggaggggggggggggtgttggggcccTGAAATAAAAACTAATAATAATGACTTTATTTCCATCTCCCAACTCTTAGATGTCTGCTTCCTTCCCCTCGCTTTAATGTCAGATGAAATCTTTTGGCTTGCATGAGTCTTCATGGCAGACATGTGGGGTGTTTGTTCATAtgaaatgtaattttttttggaggggtgtggggggggtgtgggggggggggggagttgagtCCGATTAAGGCTGCTCCCCTGCACTTGTCGTTATGTGTTACGTCTCTCATCTCTTGATCAGAAGCCCAGCCCTGGACTTGCCTCCACGTTTGACACGAGGGCAGGGAGTCGCAGCTCATCGTCCAGCCCCTCCCTCCGCATGCTCGGGGGGTCTCGAACCTTCCTCCTCTTTGCACTAACCTGTGTTGTTCGGGCCCGTGGACGGCCCTGTGAAGGAAAATCTACCCTGCCTGTATACAGAGTTTTCTTCTTGTCAGGGAAAGTTAAGTGATGCTGGTTTGACGGCAGCCCTCAGAAGCACTTGTAAGAACTTGTAAGGTCATACTGTGTTGATAAACCGAAAATAGGGATTGATTTGGGAGAAAGTCTACCCCAGAGATAGTACagtagagaaagatagagaaagtaACATGTATTCTATGTGCTTTTTAAGACAAACATACTGATATATTGACTGTGGATCAGTTCACTGGTTgcacacagcaacacatgtACCGCGTGGACACAGTGTGATCCAAGCCTTTTTGGGATTCGTATAGAGTGCATTTTGTCAGACAGTCAGTGAGTGCCGTGGGGGACAGTGACACACTTTCACCTGCAACTCAACCCTTCCGCAAATCATTAGACTGTGCAGACTATTTGAGACACACACGGATGATATGCAATTTGTCTCAAAGCCTCTTTCTTCCGTAGCCACACGGAGACATTATCTCTTGTCCTCTTTAATGACTCCTGTAAATACCAGCTATTGTTCCGAGACGGATAAAAATAATACGCAGATAGAGCCAGCGGGTGTTTCCAGTGAAGGTCTTGGGTGTGAGGGGGTTCAGGGGCTGCGTATCAGCCCCGGGTCTCTTGGTTCAAGTGGCAAACAAAGGAAAGGTGCGCCGTAAGTCAGGGACTGTCGGCCAGGGGGTCATGGCTGCGGCGACTCTCCAGGGGCAGGAAGCGCTTTTTACCCACAACTTGAGTCTTACCTTCAGGCTGGCTTTTTAATAACGCTCACTGCCTTACAGTGAGAATAGGTAACCCAATATGTGATAAGTAAGTAGACATGGAGAGTTTAAGTCAAGTCTGAGGTGTAATAGAAAGTTAGATTCTGAGTTCAATTCAGGGGGAAAAGTAAGTGTAATAACTGCTGTTCTGAAAATGAATCGTAATATCTTGACTGTACGGCTTTTGCGTCAAAGATTGATTAGTGTGATTTGTGATTGAACATAGGCTGACATCTTCCTCCTTTCCACCTCAACATTTTGTGCGTAACGTTACGCATGGCAGAAACAATGGTAATCGACATTGCTCCCTCAAATGGGGAAAAAGTATAGCCACCTTTTACCAACAATAAGTGCTGCACTAAGTACGTAAGTAAGTAATCATGTGTTGAATTGGAGGCGTGTGCTGTCGCATTGGGAGCgcgcagaggaagggagggcaaTCTCGTCCAGACACTAATAAGACCCAATGGCCGGCGCACTGCGTTTAAGAGCGCTTAAACGCGAGAGAAGACAGCGGACGGCCAAAACTTCACGAGAGTTACTGCTGAACCGAGGACAAGGATGCGATTGACACTCAAATAAATTCACAAGGGAATCTTTACCACGCGGCTCAGAAGAGCAAAGTGCCGGTTGGGTCTGCGTATTGCTACGAAACTACCGACACAGAGAAGCGATAGATAACTGGAAGATCCTGAAAACACCTGTCTGACGACAGATACCTCTATCTCCAAAGGACCAATAAGGATAACATGTATTCCCATTTACATCAAAGATATTtctttgatttaaaaaaatagcTTTATATATTGACAAACACCCTCCTACATCTGAATCTGTGAATTTGGAACTTGAATTAGTATTAAAGTCATCCTCATTTATTACCCCTGATCTGGAATGGACCTGGAACTGAAAGCTCTTCGAATGCAAACGCGTGACCAGACCTGGGCTCTCATGGTGGGCTTTGTGGGTCACTGATACCCGGGTCCCAGAACATTCCCCAATGAAGCCGTCCTGGTGGGCACGCCTGGCACCACTCAGCCTGCTGGCAGCGTGCACATGGGCATGGCTTGTCCAGGGATGCGGACCCGGCCCGGGTCATGGCATCCGCACGAAGCCTAGGAAACTCACCCCGATGTCCTACAAGCAGTTTGTCCCCAACTTCTCGGAAAACAACTTGGGGGCCAGCGGGAGAGCCGAGGGCAAGATCACACTCAACTCTGAACGTTTTAACGAGCTGGTGTGTAACTACAATACCGACATTGACTTCAAAGATGAGGAAAACACCAGGGCTGACCGCTTCATGACAAAGGTAAACCCTCAAGGTTGAAGTGTGTGTAATGGTTAATCAAGCCCAATCATGCAAGCTTAGTTTCATTTCTGAAGTGTGAATACGGGCTTCAAGAATGTATTTGATGGGTCACTACCCTCCATTGACCTTAGTTAGGTAGGCCTGACTAGTGACCGGGGTACAGTAAATGTGGGGTTAGTATTGGACCTGTACCATGGAGAGTGATGCTCCCTAACCGGAGTCAAATTGCCAGGTTCTCTGACTCTGGGAGAACATCCCTCTGCTGGACGCTAGGTGAACTACAACCTTCAGGCCTAGTGGATGGGGTGGATTGGGTGTCAAAAGATGGGGTG encodes:
- the lmbr1l gene encoding limb region 1 homolog-like protein produces the protein MDADDVSVREKLFHNRVRETIICVLLFTCLYIVSYLILTHFKKNADFVTDDIEDATVNKIALWLCTFTLSVAVCAVLLLPISILSNEVLLTFPQSYYMQWLNGSLIHGLWNLVFLFSNLSLVFLMPFAYFFTESEGFVGCKKGVMARVYETAVVLLLLTLLVLGMVWVASAALHHHTARESLYDLWEYYLPYLYSGISLFGVLLLLVCTPFGLSRMFSVTGSLLVKPRLLENLEETTSCSAFEEASLSRKLNGGAASCWISLNVEVVRRQFLSVQAKRIALEMRQRASPWQRNLGYPLAMLLLLALTVMCVLMVCFNVLELLFDETAMPKGMEDPRLGTASFSMFGSLGAAMQVLLILYLMVASVVGFYSTSLFHGLLPRAQDTNLTQIIGNCVSLLVLSSALPVFSRTLGITRFDLLGDFGRYNWLGNFYIVFLYNMLFAGVTSACLINTLTWAVQRELIRAFGLHRLPQTVSRSTVPFKLLLANGLSKIQ